A genomic region of Arachis stenosperma cultivar V10309 chromosome 9, arast.V10309.gnm1.PFL2, whole genome shotgun sequence contains the following coding sequences:
- the LOC130949595 gene encoding uncharacterized protein LOC130949595 has product MTHLLRAIEDLGMRHMEGQEQILHIQSKWMKQQEEWQKQHMEQQQEQYSQLTQAIHQVTERQEHQDKRLQELNQRQLAQMKSFNEFNVLNEGRQLQREEFNVNTQARLNYMSNNMHHLHYAIPTYDEVQKEFVEQEKRKVKQQKDTLKKKMEDAGFWKKLLGKGKGSWSTST; this is encoded by the coding sequence ATGACTCACCTTCTAAGGGCCATTGAAGATTTGGGAATGAGACATATGGAGGGACAAGAGCAAATACTTCACATTCAGTCCAAATGGATGAAACAACAAGAAGAGTGGCAGAAACAACACATGGAGCAGCAACAGGAGCAATACTCCCAACTGACTCAAGCCATCCACCAAGTTACTGAGAGGCAAGAGCATCAAGATAAACGCCTTCAAGAACTTAACCAGCGGCAACTAGCTCAAATGAAATCATTCAATGAGTTTAACGTGCTGAATGAAGGAAGGCAATTACAAAGGGAGGAGTTCAACGTAAACACTCAGGCCAGGTTGAACTATATGTCCAACAATATGCATCATCTACATTATGCCATTCCCACATATGATGAGGTCCAAAAAGAGTTTGTTGAACAAGAAAAAAGGAAGGTGAAACAGCAGAAGGACACactaaagaagaagatggaagatGCTGGCTTCTGGAAGAAACTACTTGGGAAAGGCAAAGGAAGTTGGAGCACAAGCACTTAA